The stretch of DNA CGAAAACGCAACTACAAGAGCTACTAAAATTCTTATCACATGAGTTTGTTTTAAATTTATTTTTTTAAAGCTTGGATAGCGAATGTTACTAACCATTAAAGCTGCCAAAGTAGCTTCAAGTAGCATCAAGCACCACTCAAATCCTTCTAAAAAAGTATAGTCGATATAAATTCCAACCCAAAGTACGCTCACAATAGCTGCTGATGGTATAGGAAGTCCGATAAAAACATTTGGCTCATATGTGCCAGTAGTGACATTAAAACGAGCAAGCCTGATAGCTCCAAAAACCACAAACATAGCAGCTATAAGTGCCCCAAATCTGCCAAAATTTTTACCAATAGTCAAATAAAATAAAATCGCTGGCGCTACACCAAAAGCAACAAGATCTGCAAGACTATCAAACTCTACCCCAAATTTGCTAGTTGTCTTTGTAAGTCTAGCCACACGCCCATCAAGTCCATCTAAAATAAGTGATAAGATTATATAAATAATGGCTTTAAAATAGTTACCTTGAATAGATGAAATAATACTAATAACACCTAAAAAAGCGCTAGCTGCTGTAAATAAATTTGGCAAGATATACATTAGTTGCATCTTTTGTATGTTATTCATCTCTTTTTCCCTCTTCAAAATATCCCAAAAGTGAAGCAGCCTTTACGCTTTCTCCAACGCTTACACATATCTTAGTATCTCTTGGCAGGTATAAAATCACCTCACCACTTCCTAAAAAACCAAATTTTCTAGATGCTTTCAGGCTAGTAACATTTGAAATTTCTAAACTTCGACTGAAAGCTCCAGCTATAATTTTCATAACAAATTTTATATTTTCTTTTTCAAAGCGAATAATCGCTCTTTCATTTAAAAATTCTGAAATTTTCATAGCTTGACACAAAAATAAGCCATGTCTTTTGCGTATTTCAGCTACTTTTACATCACTTACAGCCCTTAATGTACCAACATCAAAAAAAGATTTTTTTATAACGATCTTAGCTACTTCATTATTATCAAAATTTGAAGCACTGATCTCTTTTATCTTGCCATCAATCGGCGATAGTAAAGCCAATTTATCATCAGAAAATGGCTCTCTTTCAGGGTCTCTAAAAAAATAAAGACTCAAAAAGAATAAAATAGCAAAAAATAGTGGCAAGATCCCAAACAGCAAAGATAAAACAAATAAAATTAGAAAAAATAATATAAATTTATATCCTGCTTTCGCGATATAGCCACTCATTTTTATTCCTCTTTTTTACTCTTTTCGTCTTCTTCAGTCTCTACAAGCCTGGTCTCTAAACTATTTTCGATCTCGTAGTTTTTAATGATCTCTCTAACTCTTTTTCCTTCGATTGTTTCTTCTTCATAAAGTGCTGATACCATATTTTCAATAGCGCCTTTATAAATTTCAAGCAAACCAAGCACAGCTGTGTATCTTTCATGAAGAAGCGTTTTTACAAACTCATCAACCTTCTCAGCCATCTTATCACTGTAATCTTTGATACTTTGACCACCATTTAAAAACGTAGCACGTTGCTTTTCAAGCACCATAAGACCAGCAACATCGCTCATACCATACATACTAACCATAGCTTTTATGATATCGGTCGCGCGCTCTAGGTCGTTGCTAGCTCCAGTTGAAATTTCTTTAATAAATACCTCTTCAGCAGCTCTACCAGCCAAAAGCACATCTACTTCTGCTATCAGTTCATGCTTTTGCATCATAAATTTATTCTCTTCAGGTGTGTTTAGAGTATAGCCAAGTGCCGCAAGACCACGTGGTACGACTGAGACTTTTGTTACCCTTTTTGCACCTTTTGTTAGCTCAGCTATCAAGGCATGACCACACTCATGATAAGTGACGATTCTTTTTTCTTTTGGATTTACGCGGCGAGACTTTTTTTCAAGACCAGCAATCGATCTCTCAACGGCCTCCACAAGATCGGCCTGCTCGACAAAAGTCTTTGACTTACGTCCTGCAAGAAGTGCTGCCTCATTTATAATATTTTCAAGATCAGCGCCAGCTAAACCGGTCGTAAGCCTTGCGATATCCTCGATATTTACATCTTTGCCAATCTTTACATCTTTCATGTGAACTTTTAAAATGTCGCAGCGTCCTTTAAAATCAGGCTTATCAACAAGCACTTGCCTATCAAATCTACCTGGTCTTAAAAGCGCAGCATCTAAAACTTCAGGTCTATTTGTAGCTGCTATAACAATGACTGGTGATTTATCCGCATCAAAGCCGTCCATCTCAGAAAGAAGCTGATTTAGCGTCTGCTCTCTCTCGTCGTTGCCACCCATTGGACCAGAATTTCTACTTTTACCAATCGCATCGATTTCATCTATAAAAACGATCGCTGGAGCCTCTTTTTTAGCATTTTCAAAAAGATCTCTAACTCTACTTGCACCAACACCGACAAACATCTCTATAAAGCTTGATGCTGACATAGAGAAAAATGGTACACTAGCCTCACCTGCAACTGCTCTTGCAAGAAGTGTTTTACCTGTGCCTGGAGGGCCAACTAGCAAAATTCCTTTTGGAATTTTTGCCCCAAGTCTTAGGTATTTATCAGGACTTTTTAGATAATCAACTATCTCTTGAACCTCTTCTTTTGCCTCTTCGACACCCGCAACATCGTCAAATTTAACTTTTGGCTTTTCAGAATTTATAAGCTTTTTTGCACTTCCTATGCCAAGTATGCCACCGCCGATGTTCTTTTGCATACGACTAGCAATAAACATCCAAATGGCAAAAAATATAAAAACAGGAATAATCCATGAAAACAAAAGATCGCCAAACCAGCTATTTTCGCTATAAACGCTGTAAGTTATGCCATTTTGCTCAAGTATGCCAATGAGCGTTGGATCATTTATACGTTTTGCAAGATAGATAGTTTTGTCACTACCTATGCCTTTTATGGTAGTTTCTGAGATAGCAACCTCATTTAGTTGCTTATTTTTTAACATATCTTTAAACTCAGAATAAGCTACCATTTTACTCTGGGCATTGCTATTTAGCTCAAAAGAGCCACCAAGTCCGTCTCCACTAAAGCTTCTAAAAGCTAAAACTATAACTATTGCAAAAATAGCAAAAATAAAAATAGGATTTTTATTAAAAAAACCGTTATTGTTGCCATTGTTTTGGTTATTATTTTGGTTATTCATCTATTTCCTTATAAACAAAGCTACTCCAATCGTTACTTTGCTTTATCTCAATTAGCTCCAAATCCTTAAATGTATCTTTAATCCTATCTTCGTATTTGTTTAAAATTCCTGACAATACCAAGTAGCCGCCTTTTTTAAGCGATTTTTTTAAGTCATTTGAGAGCATAAAAATGACATCAGCAATGATATTTGCTACGACAATGTCATATTTTTGCTCTAAATTTGCGATAGAACCTGTCCAAATTTTATTAAATTTAACCTCATTTAACTCGGCATTACTAAGTGAACTTTGCGTAGCTTGCTCGTCTGTATCGCAAGCATCGACCTTACAGCCAAGCTTTGCCAAGGCAATACTTAAAATTCCACTTCCACAACCTACATCTAAAGCAGTATTGCCACTTTTTGCATATTTTTGTAAAAGTTGCAAGCAAGAATTTGTGCTTTCATGGTGCCCTGAGCCAAAGGCTAGAGCTGGGTCGATTATGATATTTGTTACGCCATTAAGTGGCTCTTCCCAGCTAGGTCTAACATAAATTTTATCAACCAAAATAGGCTTAACTGCCTTTTTATATTCACCTAGCCAGTCTTTATTTTCTTTTAAATTAAGAGAAATTTTTAAATCATTTGAAATTTTACGAACACTAGAGAGCCCTTTTGCATACTCTTCGATACCCCAAGCTATATCTTTTAGATCATACTCTTCCCTGATGATGATCTCGTGATCTAGCTCTTCAACACAGGTAACTCCAAAAGAGAAAACTAGTTCTAAAATTTCATCATAAAAATTTGATGTTTTTATGCTTAATTCGTAGAATTTATCTTTCATTAACCAAGAACGTCTTCAAGCTTCTCTTTTAAAACTTGTGGCGTAAAAGGTTTAACGATGTAGTTATTAACACCTGCTTTTAAAGCTGTTATAACTTCGGCTTTTCCGCCCTCTGTTGTTACCATTATGATAGGCATATCAACATACTTTTGCTCTGCTCTTACCTTTTTAACAAGCTCAAGACCATTCATCTCAGGCATATTCCAGTCAGTGATAAGAACTTCGATACCTTCGTTTTGAGTTAAGATATTCCAGGCCTCAAGACCGTGCTCAGCCTCAAGAATTTCTTGATGTCCTAACCTTTGTAAAGTATTTTTTATGATTCTTCTCATTGTTGAACTGTCATCTACAACCAAAATCTTCACATAATATCCTTTTAGTAAAAATTGCCCTATTCTAGCTAATTTAAATTTATAAAAGCTTTAACGCTATCTAAGTAGTTTAAAGGCCTCTTTTAGGTCAAGCAACCCCTCATAGTAGGCTTTCCCAACTATTACGCCACTAATCTCATTTGTGGCTTTTAGTATCAAAACATCATTTATATCACTCACGCCA from Campylobacter concisus encodes:
- the pssA gene encoding CDP-diacylglycerol--serine O-phosphatidyltransferase; translated protein: MNNIQKMQLMYILPNLFTAASAFLGVISIISSIQGNYFKAIIYIILSLILDGLDGRVARLTKTTSKFGVEFDSLADLVAFGVAPAILFYLTIGKNFGRFGALIAAMFVVFGAIRLARFNVTTGTYEPNVFIGLPIPSAAIVSVLWVGIYIDYTFLEGFEWCLMLLEATLAALMVSNIRYPSFKKINLKQTHVIRILVALVVAFSMLYLYPFESATLVMSVYMLYGIVRATIMFSKNSKKKESE
- a CDS encoding phosphatidylserine decarboxylase, whose translation is MSGYIAKAGYKFILFFLILFVLSLLFGILPLFFAILFFLSLYFFRDPEREPFSDDKLALLSPIDGKIKEISASNFDNNEVAKIVIKKSFFDVGTLRAVSDVKVAEIRKRHGLFLCQAMKISEFLNERAIIRFEKENIKFVMKIIAGAFSRSLEISNVTSLKASRKFGFLGSGEVILYLPRDTKICVSVGESVKAASLLGYFEEGKRDE
- the ftsH gene encoding ATP-dependent zinc metalloprotease FtsH, producing MNNQNNNQNNGNNNGFFNKNPIFIFAIFAIVIVLAFRSFSGDGLGGSFELNSNAQSKMVAYSEFKDMLKNKQLNEVAISETTIKGIGSDKTIYLAKRINDPTLIGILEQNGITYSVYSENSWFGDLLFSWIIPVFIFFAIWMFIASRMQKNIGGGILGIGSAKKLINSEKPKVKFDDVAGVEEAKEEVQEIVDYLKSPDKYLRLGAKIPKGILLVGPPGTGKTLLARAVAGEASVPFFSMSASSFIEMFVGVGASRVRDLFENAKKEAPAIVFIDEIDAIGKSRNSGPMGGNDEREQTLNQLLSEMDGFDADKSPVIVIAATNRPEVLDAALLRPGRFDRQVLVDKPDFKGRCDILKVHMKDVKIGKDVNIEDIARLTTGLAGADLENIINEAALLAGRKSKTFVEQADLVEAVERSIAGLEKKSRRVNPKEKRIVTYHECGHALIAELTKGAKRVTKVSVVPRGLAALGYTLNTPEENKFMMQKHELIAEVDVLLAGRAAEEVFIKEISTGASNDLERATDIIKAMVSMYGMSDVAGLMVLEKQRATFLNGGQSIKDYSDKMAEKVDEFVKTLLHERYTAVLGLLEIYKGAIENMVSALYEEETIEGKRVREIIKNYEIENSLETRLVETEEDEKSKKEE
- a CDS encoding 50S ribosomal protein L11 methyltransferase, with the protein product MKDKFYELSIKTSNFYDEILELVFSFGVTCVEELDHEIIIREEYDLKDIAWGIEEYAKGLSSVRKISNDLKISLNLKENKDWLGEYKKAVKPILVDKIYVRPSWEEPLNGVTNIIIDPALAFGSGHHESTNSCLQLLQKYAKSGNTALDVGCGSGILSIALAKLGCKVDACDTDEQATQSSLSNAELNEVKFNKIWTGSIANLEQKYDIVVANIIADVIFMLSNDLKKSLKKGGYLVLSGILNKYEDRIKDTFKDLELIEIKQSNDWSSFVYKEIDE
- a CDS encoding chemotaxis response regulator CheY, with amino-acid sequence MKILVVDDSSTMRRIIKNTLQRLGHQEILEAEHGLEAWNILTQNEGIEVLITDWNMPEMNGLELVKKVRAEQKYVDMPIIMVTTEGGKAEVITALKAGVNNYIVKPFTPQVLKEKLEDVLG